The Amycolatopsis coloradensis sequence ACGCCGATGACGGCCGGATCGTCGGCGACGCGCAGGGCGACCCGCCCGCCCATCGAATGGCCGACGAGGATCACCGGAACCCCCGGATGGTCATCGCGGACGCGTTCCAGTGCCCAGCGCGCGTCGGCGAGCGCGTCGGTGCCGTGGTCGTTCCAGCCGTAGATCCGGTTGCGCAGGAGCCTCACCTCGACCCCGTGCGCCCGGCCCGCCCGATGGACGTCCCTCGCCAGCGGCACCATCCGCTGGTACGCCAGCCGCCACGGCGCGACGCGGGCATGACTGTGCTCCGCGCCGCCGTGCAGGACCAGCACCACGCCTTTCACCCGGCCGCGTACTCGCCAAGTCCGCACCGCGGGATCAGCCTCGCTCACCCTGGACCCTCCAGTCTCCGAAACCCCGGCCGCAGTGATCGGGTCAACCTCGATCATGACCCGATGTATTCCACTTCGGCCATTGGTCCACGCGATACATTCGTCGCTGATCTCCAGACGGAAGGGCGGATGTGGTGAGCACCACCGAACGTTGTGCGGACGTCGCCGAACGGCTCGCTGAGGCCGAACGGGGTAACGCCGAGCAGATCCGGAAATCGGCCGAGCTGATCCTCGGGGTCATCCGGGCGGACGCCCTGGTGTTCACCGCCGGGGCCGGGCATTCACTGGCCGCGGTCGCCGAGACCTTCTACCGGGCGGGCGGGCTCGCCTGCGTGTACCCGGTCTACCACCCCGAACTGCTGCCGCTGCACGGCGCGCAGCACAGCACCAAGACCGAGCGCCGCTCCGGGCTGGCCGAAGAGGTGCTGGCCGAGCGCGCGCCGGGCCCGGACGACGTGCTGGTGGTGTTCTCGACCTCGGGGGTCAACCCGTACCCGGTCGAACTGGCCGCCGGGGCCCGGAAGCGCGGGGCGTCGGTCATCGCGGTGAGTTCGGCCGCGTCGGTGGCCAAGGCGCCCAAACGCGCGGCCACGACGCTGATCGAAGAGGCGAGCATCGTGCTCGACTCCCACGTGCGTCCCGGTGACGCGAGCTACCCGCCGGACGCGCCGCGGACCGCGCCGCTGTCCACGGTGATCAACGCGTTCCTGTGGAACCTCGTGCTCGCCGAGGTCGTCGACCTCGGTGCGGCGCAGGGCGTCGACATCCCGCTGTGGCGCAGTTCCAACGTGGACGGTGGCGACGAGGCCAACGCCGCGCTGCTGGCCAAGTACGGCGCGCGGGTTCCCGCTCTCCGCTAGTTCTTTACCGCGCGGACGAGTTCCTTGACTCGTCCGCGCGGCGCTTCTACGGTCACATACCGACCGGTCGGTGTCCGCAGGAGGTCCGTGCCATGACCGAGATCCACGGCGAGTGCGCGGCGGGCTTCGAACCCGTCCGCGCCGCGTTCTCGGTGACGCGGCACGGCGAGACCGTGGTCGATCTCCGGACCGGACGACCCCGTGGCGGGCGGACACGCTCACCAACGTCTGGTCGACCACCAAGGACGTGACCGCGCTCTGCGCGCACCATCTCGCCGACGCCGGGCTGCTCGACCTCGACGCGCCGGTCGCGAAGTACTGGCCGGAGTTCGCGGCGGCGGGCAAGCGGGAGATCCCGGTGCGCTGGCTGCTCTCGCACCGCTCCGGCGTGACCGGGATCGGCCTCGACCGGCCGGTGACAGTGAAGGAACTGTACGACTGGGACCACATCACCGGACTGCTCGCCGCGCAGGCGCCGCTCTTCGAACCGGGCACCGCCAGCGGCTACCACGCGCTGTCGTTCGGGTTCCTCGTCGGCGAGGTGATCCGCCGGGTGAGTGGGCACGACGGCGCTGGTGAACGCGACCTTCCGCGCCCTGCGGTCGTGAGTGGCGATTCGGGTTCTAACCCCGCGGCGAGCTCGACCTCTACAACATGGGCTGGCAGCGGTACCTNCGGACACATGATCAGCCCCAGCCAAACCCAGTCAGCAGGTACCTAAGACACTCTTGGCCCTAACCCGAATCGCCACTCACGGCCCACCCGAGGGTCACGCGGCCGCGGGCTCCTCCGAGAACTGCGTCAGGTACAGCGCCGCGTAGCGCCCTTCCCGCGCGAGAAGCTCGTCGTGAGTTCCCCGCTCGACGATCTCCCCGTGCTCGATCACCAGGATCTGGTCGGCCGCCCGGACCGTCGACAACCGATGCGCGATGACCAGCGCGGTCCGTCCGTCGAGCGCGTCGGTCAGCGCCTCGCCCACGGCGGCCTCGGACTGCGAGTCCAGATGCGCGGTCGCCTCGTCGAGGACGACGACCCTCGGCTGCGCCAGCAGCAGCCGGGCGATGGTCAGCCGCTGCCGCTCCCCACCGGAGAGCCGGTAGCCCCGCTCCCCCACCACGGTCTCCAACCCGTCCGGCAGTTCCCGGATCAGCTCGGCCAGCCGCGCCTTCTCCAATGCGGACCAGATCTCGGCGTCGGTGACGCCGGGCCGCGCGTATTCGAGGTTCGACCGGATCGTGTCGTGGAAGAGATGCCCGTCCTGGGTCACCACGCCGACGGTTTCCCGCAGCGTGGCGAACCCGAGGTCCCGAACGTCCACATCGGACAGTTTGACCGATCCGGCGTCGACGTCGTAGAGACGCGGCAGCAGAGAGGCGATCGTCGACTTGCCCGCGCCCGACGAACCGACCAACGCCACCATCTGCCCCGGTTCGGCGCGGAAGCTGATGCCGTGCAACACCTCTTCACCGCCTCGGTGATCCAAAGTGGACACATCCTCCAGCGACGCCAGCGAGTACCGGTCCGCCGCGGGGTAGCCGAACCGGACGTCCGAGAACTCCACCGAAACCGGGCCTTCGGGCAGACTGCGCGGGGAAGGCTTCTCTTCGATCATCGGCTTGAGGTCGAGCACCTCGAAGACGCGCTCGAACGAAACCAGCGCCGTCATCACGTCCACCCGGACGTTCGCCAGCGCGGTCAGCGGCGAATACAGCCTGGTCAGCAGCAACGCCAGCGCCACGACGGTGCCCGGCGCGAGCGCCCCGGTCAGCGCGAGGTAGCCGCCCAAACCGTAGACCAGCGCCTGCGCGAGCGCGGAAACCGTGGTCAGGCTGGTCAGGAACCAGCGCGTCAGCATCGCCGTCCGCACGCCGATGTCGCGCACCCGCCCGGCCCGCGCGCCGAACTCGCCTGCCTCGCGCCCCGGGTCGCCGAACAGCTTCACCAGCGTCGCGCCCGGCGCGGAAAACCGTTCGGTCATCTGCGTGGTCATCGACGCGTTGAGCCCACCCGCCTCCCGCTGCAGCGCGGCCATCCGCCGTCCGAGCCGCCGCGTCGGCAGGATGAACACCGGCAGCAGCACCAGCGCCAGCAGGGTGACCTGCCAGGACAGCGTCACCATGACCACCAGCGACAGCGCCAACTGGATCACGTTGGTGACCAAACCGGACAGTGTCGCGGTGAACGTGCGCTGCGCCCCGATGACGTCGTTGTTGAGCCTGCTCACCAGCGCGCCGGTGCGGGTGCGCGTGAAGAACGCGACCGGCATCCGCTGCACGTGGCGGTACACCGCGAGCCGCAGGTCGAGGATGATCCCCTCACCGATCCTCGACGACTGCGCCCGTTCGGCCAGCCCGAGCCCGGCGTCGACCAGCGCCAGCACGGCGATCACCACGGCCAGCCAGACCACCAGCGAGACGTCGTGCCCACCGACGATCGCGTCGACCACCTTCCCGGCCAGCACCGGCGTGCTCACCGCCAGCACCGCCGAGACGACGGTGAGCACCAGGAATATCAGCAGCCTCCGCCAGTGCGGCCTGGCGAACCGCGCGACGCGACGGAGCGTGCCCTTGTGGAGCCCCTTCGGAACATCGGCGGATCTCATCGCCGAGTTCATCAGCGCGAACGTGTTGTCCATGAGAACCCTCTCTTCGCCCCCAGAACCTCGATATTAGTCGAGGGTTTTCCCGGATATAAGCATAACCAACACCGGAACACACCGGATGCTTCCCGGTTTCCGCGTCCTCTTTCCGGCCGACGCGGCCACGTCGGTAGCCTGAGCCGGTGACCATGGACCCGGACCGGCGACGACTGACCATAGACCTGGTCTTCTACACGGGCTGCCTGATCTTCGCCGTCGTGAACACGGCCATCGCGGAGTTCTACGGCTATCGCGTGTGGGCGAACTTCGCTGTAGCGGGTTACGGCCTCGCCGTTGTCCACTCCGGCTGGCTGCTGGCCGCCGCCCGGCGCGGCAAGCCGCTGCCCGGCGCGCTCGGTTCGCGGTGGATCGGCATCGGGGCGATCGGCCTGTTCGCCATGATCCTTCCCTTGGGAATGCTCGTCATTCGCCGCCTGACCGGAGTGGACTGGCTCGTCACACCGAACTCCTGGGCCGCGCAGCCCGAGGTCTGGGTGATCGAACGGTCGGCGAAACTCCTTCTGGAGAACGGAACCCCGTACGTCGACGTCACCGCGCTCGGTCGCGCAGTGGAAGTAAACGATTACACGCCATACGGTCCGGTGATGACCGTCTTCGGTCTGCCGCGTGCCCTGTTCGGCGGCGGACCGGTCGCGAACGCCCTCACCGACGCGCGCTGGATGTTCGCGCTGGCGGCCGTCGCGTGTGTGCTGCTGACGCTGCGGCTGCTGAAGTGGCCGAAAATCCCGGTCAGCGCCGCGCAACTCGCGCTCGCCTGCCCGCTGACAGCACTGACCTGGGCGGTCGCCGGCCCGGATCTGGCCATCGTCGGCCTGCTGGTGCTGTCCTTCGCGCTGGCCTCGACCGGCCGCGCGGTCCTGTCGGGCCTGGTGCTGGCATTGGTGGTCAGCGCGAAACTCATCGTCGCGCCCGCGATCGTGGTGCTGGGTGTCTTGTTGATCACGCGGCGTGGCCCTCGCGCACTCGGCGGATTCGCCGCGGCACTCGTGGTGACGACCCTCGTCCTGCACGTCCCCGTCTATCTGGCCGGCCCCAAGGCGTTCGTCGAGCACGTCTTCCGCTTCCCGCTGGGAATCGGCGTGATCAAGTCACCGGCGGCGAGCCCGTTGCCCGGCCACCTCATCGCCTCGCTCGGCCCGGTGGGCACGGCGGTTTCCTTCGCGCTGCTCGGGATCGCTGCCGTCGCGATCCTGGTCTGGCTGCTGCGCCGCCCGCCCGCGACCGGCTCGGACGCGTTGCTGCGCATGGCCGTCGGGCTCGTCGCGCTGATCATGCTCACTCCGGCGACGAGGTACGGCTACCTGGTGTATCCGCTGGTCCTGCTCGGTGCCAGGTTGGCCTTCCTGGCCGCGGAAACCCGTGAAACAGCGGTCCCCGGAAAGGGAACTGCGCCCCCCGCGCAGCAGTCCGCTACTTCCTCGTGACTACTTCTTCTTGACCCTGGTGGCACCGCCACGGCCGCGCAACTGGACGCCGGACTCCGAGAGGACCCGGTGCACGAACCCGTACGAGCGACCCGTGGACTCCGCGAGAGCGCGGATGCTCGAGCCCTTCTCGTATTTCTTCTTCAGGTCAGCGGCCAGCTTGTCACGCGTGTTGCCGGTGATCCGCGCGCCTTTCTTGAGATCAGCCACGTCGATCGCCTTCCCGCCGAGAGTGTTCTGGGCCACATAACGGCCCCTGTCGCCGCAATGATCGAACACTGAGCGCCGGAATGCCAGACGACGAGCGCAAAACTGCTGAAACCGCGATCACATTGGGCCATTTCAGTGGCCGGATGGCATCGATCAAGCACCCGAACGGACGCAGGCCTCACGCAAGCTGGACAAGTTCCAGATAATCCGCCGACCAATGGTCCTCGGTTCCGTCCGGCAGGAGGATCACGCGTTCCGGCTCCAGTGCCTCGACCGCGCCCGGGTCGTGCGTCACCAGGACGACGGCTCCGGCGAAGCTGCGCAAGGCGTCCAAGACCTGGGCACGGCTGGCCGGGTCCAGGTTGTTCGTCGGCTCGTCGAGCAGCAAAACGTTGGCAGCGCTGGACACCAGTCCGGCGAGCGCGAGCCGCGTCTTCTCACCGCCGGAGAGCGTGCCGGCGGGCTGATCGAGCTGCTCGCCGGTGAACAGGAACGAACCGAGAAGGTTCCGCAACTCCTGCGCCCCGGTGTCCGGCGCGAGGTGACGGATATTTTCCCACACGGACGCGTCGTGGTCGAGAGTTTCATGTTCCTGTGCGTAATAGCCCAGACGCAATCCGTGACCTGGAATGGTCTCGCCGGTATCCGGAGTTTCCATTCCGCCGAGCAGCCGGAGCAATGTCGTCTTTCCGGCACCGTTCAATCCGAGCACGACGACCTTCGACCCGCGGTCGATGGCGAGGTCGACTCCGGTGAAGATCTCGAGCGAACCGTAGGACTTCGAGAGTCCCTCCGCGGTGAGCGGCGTCCGGCCACAGGGGGCGGGCTCGGGGAACTTGATCCGGGCGACCTTGTCGGCCTGCCGGGTCTCGTCGAGCGCGGAGAGCATCTGCTCGGCACGGCGGGCCATGTTCTTGGCAGCCACGGCTTTCGTCGCCTTGGCCCCCAGTTTGGCGGCCTGCTGCTGCAGCGCGGACGCCTTCTTCTCGGCGTTCGCGCGCTCGCGGCGGCGGCGCTTCTCGTCGGTGGCCCGCGCGTCGAGGTACCGCTGCCAGCCCATGTTGTAGAGGTCGAGCTCGCCGCGGGTCGCGTCGAGGAACCACACCTTGTTGACGACGTCCGCGAGCAGTTCGACGTCGTGGCTGATGACCACGAGACCGCCGTCGTGCTGCTTCAGGAAGCCGCGGAGCCAGTTGATGGAGTCGGCGTCGAGGTGGTTGGTGGGCTCGTCGAGCAGCAGGATCGTCTCGGACTTGCCGCCCGCGCCCGCCTCGGCGGCGGCGAACAGGATCCGGGCCAGCTCCACACGGCGGCGCTGACCACCCGAGAGCGTCTGCAGTGTCTGTTCGAGCACCCTGTCGGCCAGACCGAGGTTGGAACAGATCCGTGCGGCCTCGCTCTCGGCGGCGTATCCGCCGAGGGACGCGAAGCGCTCCTCGAGACGACTGTAGCGGTTGACCGCCTTGTCGCGTTCCTTCTCGTCCGCCAGCTCCGACATCGCGGTCTGCGCTTTTTCCATGTTGCGCAGCAAGGTGTCGAGGCCGCGCGCGGAGAGCACGCGGTCTTTCGCGGTGACGGACAGGTCGCCCTCGCGCGGGTCCTGCGGAAGATAGCCGAGCTCGCCGCTGCGGCGGACCTCGCCCGCGTACGGCTCCCCCTCCCCCGCCAGCACCTTGAGCGAGGTGGTCTTGCCGGCGCCGTTGCGGCCGACCAGGCCGATGCGGTCGCCCTGCTGGATGCGGACGTTGGTGTCGTCGAGCAGAATGCGCGAACCCGCGCGCAGCTGCAGGCCAGTGGCCGTGATCACGGGAACTCCCGGTACAAGGGGTGGATGAGCGGACAGCTTCGACTCGTCTGCCGTCGGGCAGACGAGGAGCTACTCCAAGAGGATGTCCACACGATCAGTGTACGGGCCGGTGTCGAACGGTTTTATCCGACCGTGCCCGACGTCACGGCCCGGACAGGGTGATTTCGACCGCGACAGCCCGCTCCGCCGCGTCTTCGAGCACCGTGCGGCGCGGTTCGGCGATGTCGAGGACGCGGGCCTCGGCACGCTGGAACAACGGCGCCAGTCGCTTGTCCTCGCGCAGGGATTCCAGGGCGCGGCGATCCCCGCCGAGTACGACGGCGTCCACTTCGGACAGTTGCAGGACGAGCACCTCGAAAGCGTCGTCCGCGGCGGAACGGAGCGCTGAGCGCGCCTGCCCTTCCCGCCGCCGCGCGAACCGCTGCTGAGACCAGCCGCCCGCCGCGGACCGGCCCTGGACGAGATGGCGGTCAGTCCTGGACTGCACGACCACTCCCCCGCGCGCGATCCCGACGCTGTGCCCGCCACGGCGCACCAGCAGGAGCGCGATTCTCCGTGAGATCAGCGCGTGTTCGATGAGCGGGCCGACGGCGAGACCTGGCACGGTTCCTTCGGCGTTCAGCGGTCCGAAAGGGACGGTCGCGACGGCGACTACGCCGTTGTCCGCGACGACCGTGACGGTGTCCGGCTTCAGTTCTGTCGAGCGGACGCCTTCGTTGCGGACGGCGAAGCGGGCGTACCAGCCTTCGAGGCGATCCGGCGCGACCTCGACCGCCCGTCCCCCGCCCGCTACCTGCCGCTCCCTCGCCATGGGTCCAACGTACGGGGCCCTGCCCTGTTCGGGGGGCTCGGCTGGGTCGTGAGTGGCGATTCGGGTTCTGATCCGAATCGCCCACTCACGAGGCGTTCGGTGGGCTCGGTACCGGCGCCCGTGCCCGCCTGAAGTACCTGAAGGCCCGCTTCACGCGCGGCCGCTGCGCCTGCTGTGGTCGCCGGTGCACCTGGGACGAGAGCGGCGCCCCTGAAGGTAGTGAAGGCCTCTTTCACTACCTTCAGGGTAGGCAAGGAGGCCTTCACGGACACATGATCAGCCCCAGCCAAACCCAGTCAGCAGGTACCTAAGACACTCTTGGCCCTAACCGGAATCGCCACTCACGACCCCCGGTACCGACGTCGACCAGTCCGCGTGAAGGACTAGACCGGCTTCACCGGCCCGCGCCCCACCGACTTCCCGACACCCGCGGGCCGCTCCGCCACACCGGGCTGGACGAAACCGTTGATGTGCAAGGAGATCGCGCGGATCGACCCGGTGTCGCCACCGGCGACGTCCACCGCGGTGAACTTCCAGGTGCCGTCGGCGGCACCGGCGGCCAGGCCGCCGAGCGCCTGCGCCGGCTTGTAGGTGCCGGTGAACGGCGCGTTCGCCGCGCTCACCGAGCTGAACGCGGTGGCCGCGTTGTCGGCGAAGACGACCTGGCACAGGTTGTTGCCCGAGCCGCCGCTGCGCTGGAACACGGTCGCCTTCGCCCCCGAGGGCGACGTCAGCGTGCCGACCAGGTCACCGACGTACGAGTGGTTGATGCCCACCGTCGTCGAGGTCTGGTCGGCGTTGCAGGTCGCCCCGTCCACCGAGAACGTCAGTTTCGACGCGCGCCCGACCCCGCTCACCGTGATCGGCACGGTCACGCCGGTCGGGTCGCTGTCCGGGATCGCCACGGCGTCACCGGTGTAGGCGAAGTTCTGCGTCACCGGCGACGGGGTGCCGACCGGCAGCGAGAACGTGGACGTGGTCGGCGAGTACGAACCCGCGAAGGTCACGCGCGCGTTCAGCACCACCGGCACACCGAGTTCCTGAGTGGCGGGAACGGTGATGGTGAAGTCGTTCACGCCGGTCTGCCCGGGGCTGATCGTGCCGTACGACTTCGACCGCGGCGCCACCGTGACACCGGGGGTCGGGCTGGACAGCACGACGCTGGTGGACGTCGCGGTGCCGTCGCCGCGGTTGGTCACCGGCAGGGTCACCTTGGCGGTGTCGCCCGGGTCGAGCGCGGAGCCGCCGTCGGCCGGGGTGACCGTCGGCTGGCCCGCGGACGCGAGCGGCTGCGGGCTGGCACCGGTGTAGGCGAGCACCTTGTCGGCGAGGATGACGCCCGCGCCGCTGGAGTTGTCGCGGCCGGGGGCGAGGATGTCGACGGCGGTGTTGATCAGCGCCTCGCGCACGTCGGCCGGGGGCAGCCCCGGGTTGCCCGAGAGCACCAGGCCCGCGATCGCGGCGGCGTGCGGCGCGGCGGCCGACGTGCCGTAGAACGTGGTGAAGCCGGTGACGCTGGTGGAGACGCCGTCGGCCGCGGTGATGTCCGGCTTGGCGCGGACCTCACCACCGGTCCCGGACACGTCGCCCGGGGTGATCGGCGTGCCGTCGGCCTGGTAGAACATCCGCCGCGGACCGTCCGAAGTGAACCGTTCGACCTTCGTGGTCGCGCCGAACGCGCCGGGGAACGGACCGGCCGGGTTGGCCGGGTCGCCCGGTTCGAGGGCTCGGGGGAACGCCTTCGCGGCCGGTGCCGCCGCGACACTGAACGCGTCCCGCGCGGCCGAGTGGCCGACGGTCACGCCGGGCTTGGTGTAGGCCTTGAGACCGTCGGCCGAATCGGTGAACCGGCCGCGCAACGCGGACAGCGAAAGGTAGCGGCCCTCACCGGAGAACTTGACGATGGCCAGCCGCAGTCCGGCGACGCCCGTGGTGTCCACCCGCTCGTACGGGTCCTGGGTGCCGGTCTGGACGTCCTGGCTGAAGTCGACGACGTTGCCCGCCTGGTTCAGCAGGTACAGGTCGTAGTCGTTGTTCGAGCGGCCCAGCGGGTCGGACCAGAACAACGTGACCGGCACCCGGCCCGACGCGCTCGAGAGCGGCTGGAAGATCTGGTTGCCCGCCGCACCGGCGAAGTTGTGCGCGGTTCCGGCGTATTTGCCGACACTCTTGCCGGAGTCGACGAAGTCGCCTTCCCAGTGGCCCGAGGTGCCGTCGGTGACGTTGCCTTCGTTACCTGCCGAGGAGAAGTACAGCGCGCCGTCGGCGGTCACGTCGTTCACGGCCTGGGCGATGATCCAGTCCTGGAACGGGGATTCCTTGAAGTACAGGACATCGTCGACGATGACGTCGCAGCGCGCGTCGAAGCGCAGCTTGCGGATGTTGTCGGCGAAACTGGCGTCGGAGTTGAACGCGCTGGCGAAACCGAGCGCCGCGTTCGGCGCGAGATCGTGGATGATCTCGAGCATCGCGGTGCCCTCGTCGCCGTCGCCTTCCTGGCCGGGGATCACGTCGACGCCCGCCGGGAGTTCGCCGCGCGCCTGCGAGGTCGCGAGCGAGTCGATCCCATCGGACAGCGCGCAGATCTTGGTGCCCACCCCGGTGACGCCGAACTGCTGGCGCGCCGTGTCGGCGTTGTGCGCGCGATCGCCCTCGCTGTTGACCGGTCCGGCCGCGATACCGGCCTGTCCCTTGGCGTCGACGGCCTTCTTCAGCTCGTCCGCGATCCGGGCGGCCTTCTCTTCCTTGCTTTCCCGCTTGCCCGCGGTGGCGGGCTCGGCGAGCTGGCGGGCGGTGAACGCCTCGTTGGCGGTCTCGACCTTCTTGACGTCGGCGCGGGCCGCGATCGCCGGGACGGCGTTCAGCGGAACCTCGGCGCGCACACTGCCGTAGCGCTCGGACACCGCGCGGATCCCCGCACCGGATTCACGCAGTCCCTTGAGGAGTTCCTCCGAGACCTGGCCCCGGATGTCCACGAGTACGATGCCGGCCGCGGAGACATTCGCCCCAGACCCCAGTGCGGGAACCGCGGAGGCCGACATCCGCTGTGCGCGGAGCTTCTGTTCGACGAGCAGCCGGCTGTCCACTTTGGACTCACCAGCGTTCTGGCTCTTCTTGATCGACTGCAGTGCCTCGATCTGCCGGACGGTGTTCGCCGAGAACGCGTCCGGGGATACACCGCTTTCCGCCGCCGCGACGGGCGGGCTCACCAGGCCGAGCGCGGTGACGAGGGCAGCGGTGCCCGCGGTCAGGATCGTTCTTCTTCTCCTACTAGAACGGGTTGGACGCACGTGCGCCTCCGATTCCTAGGCGCGTGCCCCGACTCACGCTGACCGACGCCGGCGATCACCGGCTGGATCAAGCTAAGTACCGGGCGTGCACCGGCGGCAGTCGCCGTTCGGGTGACGTCGGATGGGTATTTTCCGGTTTCGGCCGCAGCTCGTAGGCCGTTCAGGGGAATCGCGTCGTTACAGGACGAACGAGTCCGACCAGGGCTGGGAAGCACGGCCCGACAAGCCGTCCAAAAGGGTCACCGCCTGCTTGTCCGTCAGCGACGCCACGAAATCGACGACCGCCCGCCCGCGCGCCAGACCGCGTACGGCGTCGGCACCGGTGACCGGCTCCCCGGTCGCTCCGATGAGCAGTTCCGGTGACGTCCGCGCCAGCGCGGAGAACTCGGACTGCGCCAATTCCACCAAGTCGTGCAGCCGTCGCGGGAGCCGGTAGAACTCGTCGCGATCGAGCAGCCACGCGTCGAGCGCGTCGACCAGCGTGGTCACCAGGCTCGCCTGTCCGCGTTGGTGCAGCGCGAGTTCCGGGCGCAGCAGCACGAACCGCCGGTGCACGAATTTCAGCACCTGCACCTCGTGCCACTGGGCGGGACGCAGCGTGAGATGCCCTGTCCGAGTCGAAGGCGAGGCCACCACCTGGACGCCGTCGACGAGCCGTGCGGTCCACTTCGCGGAGAAGGCGGCGGTGGCCTGCTCGGCCTCGATGGAACCGTCGAAGCCGGTGGCGAGCAGGCCGTCGACGAGTTCGGCGCGGACACGGGCGACGGCACTGGTGAAGGCGTCGTCGTCGACGATCCAGCCGTCCTTCGCGTGCATCCGGCGGCGCAGCCGTTCCAGCGAACGGCCGGGCAGCCGCCGTTCCGCGGTCAAGGTCGCGTCGTCCAGCCCGGCCAGCTCCAGCGCGTGGTCGACCCAGCCGGAGAACTCGGCGGCGACCGGCGCGTGCTGCAGGACACCGATCCGGTGGAAGTCCTGGAGATCGTGGATGGCGTAGGCGATGTCGTCGGCGGTGTCCATCACGGACGCTTCGACGGTCTGCTGCCAGGGTTCGATCCGGCCGTCGAACGGGGCCCGCGCCTGGGTGAAGTCGTCGAGTTCGGTGCTGTAGGCGGAGAACTTGCTCGCGCCGGTGCCGGGGGCGTCGGCAGGTTCGGCAGCGCCGCGTGGCTGGACGGCCATCGACGTCGGATGCGGATCGGGCACGTGCAACCGCGCCCACGGGTACTTCAGCACCGCGGCGCGCACCGCCGTGGTGAGGTCGAGCCCGGACGCGGACGGACCGCGTACGTCGGTGGTGGTGATGATCCGGAACGACTGCGCGTTGCCTTCGAAACCGTCGGCGAGGCCGAAGCGGTGGCGCGCGATCCGGTCCAGGGTCTGCTCGCCGAGGTGGCCGAACGGCGGATGTCCCAGATCGTGCGCGAGCGAGGCGGCCTCGGCGACGTCCGGATCACAGCCGCCCAGTTTCGCGGCGAGTTCGGCGGAATCGCTGCTCGCGTTGATCCGCTCGGCGATGGCGCGCGCGACCTGCGCGACCTTGAGGCTGTGCGTGAGCCGGTTGTGCAGCAACCCGGCGCCCCCGGCGCTGACGACCTGTGTCACGCCGCCGAGCCGGGCGAAGAACGGCGAAGCGGCGATCCGGTCCCGGTCGATCCGGAACGGGCTCGTGGCGAGATCGCTGAACCCGGCGTTCGCGCTCTCCGGATCGCGCCGCCACGCCCTCGGGTCCGTCTGTTCCATGCGTCACACCGTATCCGTCGCGGCGGCATGATGAGATGCCCAGGTGGCGGACGTGGTGATCGCGGGCGGGGGCCCGGCCGGACGGGCGCTCGCGCGTGCCTGCGCCCGGCGCGGCCTGGAGACGGTCCTCGTCGACCCGGCGCCGGGGCGACGTTGGCGGGCGACCTACGGGTTGTTCGCCGACGAACTGCCCGCGCTGCCCGGGAGCGCCGTCGCGTACGCGCCTTCGACCACGCTTGCCTTCGGGACCAGGCCGCACGTCCTGGATCGCCGCTACCTGGTGCTGGACAACGCCGGCCTCCGCCGGTGGCTCGACGGTGCCTACGACGTCGTCGAGGGGACGGTGTCCGGCGTGGACCACGGCGGACAGGATTCGTCGGTGCGCCTCGATGACGGGCGAACCCTCGGGACCGGGCTGTACGTCGACGCGTCCGGTGTCCGGCCGCGAGGCGACCGGTACGAACAGACGGCGTTCGGTGCCGTTCTCCCCGCCGAGGACGCGCTGCGGCTGGTCGACGACCCCGGCACCGCCGTGTTCATGGACTGGCGCGAGACCAAGTCCGGATTCCTGTACGTACTGCCGCTCGGCGACGGCACCGTCCTGGTCGAGGAGACCTCGCTGGCCCGCAGACCCGGCCTGCCGCTCGACGTCCTGGCGGCACGGCTGCGAGCCCGTCTGAGGGCCGTCGGGCTGACGTCGCGCGGGCGCGAGGAACGCGTGC is a genomic window containing:
- a CDS encoding ABC-F family ATP-binding cassette domain-containing protein, translating into MITATGLQLRAGSRILLDDTNVRIQQGDRIGLVGRNGAGKTTSLKVLAGEGEPYAGEVRRSGELGYLPQDPREGDLSVTAKDRVLSARGLDTLLRNMEKAQTAMSELADEKERDKAVNRYSRLEERFASLGGYAAESEAARICSNLGLADRVLEQTLQTLSGGQRRRVELARILFAAAEAGAGGKSETILLLDEPTNHLDADSINWLRGFLKQHDGGLVVISHDVELLADVVNKVWFLDATRGELDLYNMGWQRYLDARATDEKRRRRERANAEKKASALQQQAAKLGAKATKAVAAKNMARRAEQMLSALDETRQADKVARIKFPEPAPCGRTPLTAEGLSKSYGSLEIFTGVDLAIDRGSKVVVLGLNGAGKTTLLRLLGGMETPDTGETIPGHGLRLGYYAQEHETLDHDASVWENIRHLAPDTGAQELRNLLGSFLFTGEQLDQPAGTLSGGEKTRLALAGLVSSAANVLLLDEPTNNLDPASRAQVLDALRSFAGAVVLVTHDPGAVEALEPERVILLPDGTEDHWSADYLELVQLA
- a CDS encoding acVLRF1 family peptidyl-tRNA hydrolase, which codes for MARERQVAGGGRAVEVAPDRLEGWYARFAVRNEGVRSTELKPDTVTVVADNGVVAVATVPFGPLNAEGTVPGLAVGPLIEHALISRRIALLLVRRGGHSVGIARGGVVVQSRTDRHLVQGRSAAGGWSQQRFARRREGQARSALRSAADDAFEVLVLQLSEVDAVVLGGDRRALESLREDKRLAPLFQRAEARVLDIAEPRRTVLEDAAERAVAVEITLSGP
- a CDS encoding S8 family serine peptidase, whose protein sequence is MLTAGTAALVTALGLVSPPVAAAESGVSPDAFSANTVRQIEALQSIKKSQNAGESKVDSRLLVEQKLRAQRMSASAVPALGSGANVSAAGIVLVDIRGQVSEELLKGLRESGAGIRAVSERYGSVRAEVPLNAVPAIAARADVKKVETANEAFTARQLAEPATAGKRESKEEKAARIADELKKAVDAKGQAGIAAGPVNSEGDRAHNADTARQQFGVTGVGTKICALSDGIDSLATSQARGELPAGVDVIPGQEGDGDEGTAMLEIIHDLAPNAALGFASAFNSDASFADNIRKLRFDARCDVIVDDVLYFKESPFQDWIIAQAVNDVTADGALYFSSAGNEGNVTDGTSGHWEGDFVDSGKSVGKYAGTAHNFAGAAGNQIFQPLSSASGRVPVTLFWSDPLGRSNNDYDLYLLNQAGNVVDFSQDVQTGTQDPYERVDTTGVAGLRLAIVKFSGEGRYLSLSALRGRFTDSADGLKAYTKPGVTVGHSAARDAFSVAAAPAAKAFPRALEPGDPANPAGPFPGAFGATTKVERFTSDGPRRMFYQADGTPITPGDVSGTGGEVRAKPDITAADGVSTSVTGFTTFYGTSAAAPHAAAIAGLVLSGNPGLPPADVREALINTAVDILAPGRDNSSGAGVILADKVLAYTGASPQPLASAGQPTVTPADGGSALDPGDTAKVTLPVTNRGDGTATSTSVVLSSPTPGVTVAPRSKSYGTISPGQTGVNDFTITVPATQELGVPVVLNARVTFAGSYSPTTSTFSLPVGTPSPVTQNFAYTGDAVAIPDSDPTGVTVPITVSGVGRASKLTFSVDGATCNADQTSTTVGINHSYVGDLVGTLTSPSGAKATVFQRSGGSGNNLCQVVFADNAATAFSSVSAANAPFTGTYKPAQALGGLAAGAADGTWKFTAVDVAGGDTGSIRAISLHINGFVQPGVAERPAGVGKSVGRGPVKPV